From a region of the Lactuca sativa cultivar Salinas chromosome 4, Lsat_Salinas_v11, whole genome shotgun sequence genome:
- the LOC111882046 gene encoding uncharacterized protein LOC111882046: MGNYASACSLMISPIMKSNKAARVIFPAGEIRQFRDSIKAAEIMLECPNFFLVNSRSLNINRRFSPLSADEDLEAGNIYILFPMRRVNSMVTPADMAAFWMAGNSASKRISGRISPEMTTVGGGVKEEVVVEQPRLVVEVPEFSYRLAVCRSRKPFLDTITEEPVFAR; the protein is encoded by the coding sequence ATGGGAAACTACGCATCAGCATGCAGCCTCATGATCTCCCCTATAATGAAAAGCAACAAGGCAGCAAGAGTTATATTTCCGGCCGGCGAGATCCGACAGTTTCGTGACTCGATCAAGGCTGCGGAGATCATGCTTGAGTGTCCAAACTTCTTCTTAGTCAACTCCCGGTCGTTGAACATCAATCGTCGTTTTTCGCCGCTTTCCgctgatgaagatttggaggccgGGAATATTTATATCTTGTTTCCGATGAGGAGGGTGAATTCCATGGTTACTCCGGCGGATATGGCGGCTTTTTGGATGGCGGGTAATAGTGCGAGTAAGCGGATTTCGGGGAGGATATCTCCGGAGATGACTACGGTTGGTGGTGGAGtgaaggaggaggtggtggtggaacAGCCGAGATTGGTGGTGGAGGTGCCGGAGTTTAGTTATCGGCTGGCGGTTTGTAGATCAAGAAAGCCGTTTCTTGATACAATTACGGAGGAGCCGGTTTTTGCAAGATAA